The proteins below come from a single Xyrauchen texanus isolate HMW12.3.18 chromosome 1, RBS_HiC_50CHRs, whole genome shotgun sequence genomic window:
- the LOC127644686 gene encoding cysteine and glycine-rich protein 3-like yields MPNWGGGAKCAACEKTVYHAEEIQCNSRSFHKTCFICMVCRKSLDSTTVAAHESEIYCKSCYGKKYGPKGYGYGQGAGALSSDPVDNEEPQPKEPRPPCPSFADSNPNPKFGQKFGSTDRCPRCSKAVYAAEKIIGAGKAWHKTCFRCLLCGKSLESTTVTDKDGELYCKVCYAKNFGPKGRGLGNLGVAEDSS; encoded by the exons ATGCCAAATTGGGGCGGAGGAGCCAAATGTGCAGCCTGTGAGAAGACGGTTTACCATGCTGAGGAAATTCAGTGCAATAGTCGGAGCTTCCACAAAACCTGCTTCATTTGCA TGGTTTGTCGTAAAAGTCTGGACAGCACAACAGTTGCAGCACACGAGTCGGAGATTTACTGCAAATCCTGCTACGGCAAGAAATATGGCCCCAAAGGCTACGGGTATGGCCAGGGTGCTGGAGCATTGAGTTCTGACCCGGTGGATAATGAAGAACCCCAACCTAAAGA GCCCAGACCACCTTGTCCCTCGTTTGCTGACTCAAACCCAAACCCAAAGTTTGGACAGAAGTTTGGGAGCACAGATCGCTGTCCACGCTGTTCCAAAGCTGTATATGCAGCAGAGAAGATCATTGGTGCTGGAAAG GCCTGGCACAAAACCTGCTTCCGCTGTTTATTGTGTGGGAAAAGCCTGGAGTCCACCACAGTGACTGATAAAGATGGAGAGCTCTACTGCAAAG TTTGCTATGCCAAAAACTTTGGTCCAAAGGGGCGGGGCCTAGGGAACCTGGGCGTGGCCGAAGACAGTTCATGA